In Solea senegalensis isolate Sse05_10M linkage group LG18, IFAPA_SoseM_1, whole genome shotgun sequence, a single window of DNA contains:
- the LOC122759105 gene encoding ankyrin repeat and SOCS box protein 12-like — MFGLRTHDEEERNLEIFLLRQAVLQNNDTALDEMLCQEIYKKVINCRGGWGIAGTPLHAAVSTGHLSCLQVLLAHGALVDSVDVKAQTPLFAAVRGKYLDCVLALLGAGANPNGNPCNNCSPVLTAAREGDVEILKELLQHGAEVNSRSKVLVWTSSARVSSGPLYLAAVYGHMECFKLLLLYGADPDYNCTDAKLLRSIKQPKTVLEMCFRRGCGVEYIQLLIDFGANVYLPTLIIEKSTKQNEAVELLLRERANPKALTLHCRLAVRQHLKKIDKIHRIEELEMPTRLLNFLQHKPAPSTAL; from the exons ATGTTCGGCTTACGAACTCATGACGAAGAAGAAAGGAACCTAGAGATTTTCCTGCTCAGACAAGCGGTAttacaaaacaatgacacagcCCTCGATGAGATGCTCTGCCAAGAAATCTACAAGAAAGTCATCAACTGCAGAGGTGGTTGGGGCATTGCAGGGACGCCACTGCACGCCGCCGTGTCTACAGGACATCTCAGCTGTCTGCAGGTCCTGCTCGCCCATGGTGCACTAGTGGACAGTGTGGATGTCAAGGCCCAGACGCCGCTCTTTGCAGCCGTGCGTGGGAAATACCTAGACTGTGTCTTAGCTCTCCTGGGGGCGGGCGCCAACCCCAACGGGAACCCGTGCAACAACTGCTCCCCCGTGCTCACAGCAGCTCGTGAGGGCGACGTGGAGATACTGAAGGAACTGCTTCAACATGGCGCAGAGGTGAACTCTCGCTCCAAAGTCCTGGTCTGGACCTCCAGTGCCAGGGTGTCGAGCGGGCCGCTGTACCTGGCCGCCGTTTATGGACACATGGAGTGTTTCAAACTGCTGCTCCTCTACGGCGCAGACCCCGACTACAACTGCACCGACGCGAAGCTGCTGCGTTCTATCAAGCAGCCTAAGACTGTGCTGGAGATGTGCTTCAGGCGCGGCTGCGGCGTGGAGTATATCCAGCTTCTCATCGACTTCGGCGCAAACGTCTACCTCCCCACGCTGATCATCGAGAAGTCCACGAAGCAGAACGAGGCCGTGGAGCTGCTTCTGCGGGAAAGAG CAAACCCAAAAGCGTTGACGTTGCACTGCCGACTCGCCGTCCGACAGCATCTCAAGAAGATCGACAAGATCCACCGCATCGAGGAGCTGGAGATGCCGACGAGACTCCTCAACTTCCTGCAGCACAAACCCGCCCCGTCCACCGCTCTGTAG